The DNA region cacaatcattactgctttgccgacagtgCCATTAACAGGCGACTCGCTCAGTgagtgacgtgcacttgtagataaaatataggcctatattaatgaaggttcatcagtatggtttgtatttctctgtaatgtagcacagtgttaacaatgttactgatactattctttctcacaccttggattcaaaccattgtgttgccacacccaaaatatataaatttaataattaaattaatattgtaaacatgtgggcgactagttgactaatggccatAAATGATGACCActggtcaactaggaaaattcttactcgggggcagccctaaataTCAATACAATAGTTCTGagggtatttggtcataaacagaCTATTATACTATAACAGAGACTGTAACATTTGAGTGACTTTAAAGGTCCTACACTAACTTGGTATAAGTCGTATCTATCAGATTGATCTCAGTTTGTTCTGTTAATAAGGAATCCTCCATGCATGCTGAAGTTTCCCACAGGGTTcaacaaggttctgtgctcagactaCTTCTATTCACTTTATATACGCTAATGATAAAAATATTACAAGcttaacctgatgacatcacacacttcGTGAAGGACAAcgattggtgtggaccatcgcatagtctgtcatgtctttcagccaagtcacggcacgattttatgactccacgaTTGGTTAATCTGACACAGTGACTGTTGCAATGGACAGAAGTGtggtgtagtgtgaaccaggcataatTCTCTGAGTCTAGAAACAACTAACAAACTTTAGTAACAGGTCCTTTGACAAATCACATTTTCAGAAGCAATCGTGCACCTTAGCTGTTTATCCACCAATAAAAATTTAGATTTTCAATGGTTATCAGTTGAATGGGTAAATGAATCCTGACCTTAGGGTttccagtttacagtgtggactccCTAGTCCAACAGAtagcagcttcactcctgaatcacTGAGGTCATTgttactcaggtccagctctctcagactagaggactgggagctgagaactgaggaCAGAGCTTCACAGCTTCTCCCTGTGAGGTTACAGCCATTCAGTCTGAGGGAAAACAGTAAAGAAAGTCATAAGttacttttttcatttgttgAAAGACAGCAGCAGTATTTATTGATAGATAAATCTCACTTACAGAGCGTTGTTGGAGGCTTTGACCACTGGCAGCAGCCTAAGAAGAGCCTCCTCTGAAGCTGAGTATTTCTTGAGGTCAAACACGTCCAGATCTTCTTCTGATGACAGTAAGATGAAGACCAGAGCTGACCACTGGCCAGGAGAGAGAAAATCTGTGTGGAGACTTCCTGAACTCAGGGACTGCTGGATCTCCTCCACTAGGGAATGATTGTTCAGTTCATTCAGACAGTGGAACAGATTGATGCTTTTCTCTGCAGAGAGAGTCTTTTCAATCTTCTTCTTGATGTACTGGATTGTTTCCTGGTTGGTCTGTGAATTACTTCCTATCTGTCTCAGCAGACCTTGTAGGTGTTTCTGATTGGTCTGTAGTGAAAGACCCAGGAGGAAGCGGAGGAACAAGTCCAGGTGTCCATTTGGACTCTGTAAGGCATTGTCCACAGCACTTTGGTGGAGATGTTTTAgttcaggtttgtgtttccttgtTACAGATTTGCGGGAAGTTGAATGTTTTTTTGACAGCAAATTTACTCCTGATTTGATGAATGTCAGGTGGACATGAAGAGCGGCCAGAAACTCCTGAACACTGAGGTGGATGAAGCAGAACACCTTGTCCTGGTAaagtcctctctcctctttaaagatctgtgtgaacactcCGGAGTACACCGAGGCTGCTGTGATATTGATGCCACACTCTGTCAGGTCTGATTCATAGAAGATCAGGTTGCCTTTCTGCAGCTGCTCAAAAGCCAGTTTTCCCAGAGACTCAATCATCTTCCTGCTCTCTGGACTCCAGTGTGGATCTGTCCCAGCTCCTCCATCATACTTGATGTTCTTCACTTTAGACTGAACCACCAGGAAGTGGATGTACATCtcagtcagggtcttgggcagctcttctctctctctggttttcaacacatcctccagaactgtagcagtgatccagcaaAAGACTGGGATGTGGCACATGATGTGGAGGCTTCGTGATGTCTTGATATGGGAGATGATTCTGCTGgcctgctcctcatctctgaaTCTCTTCTTGAAGTATTCCACTTTCTGTGGGTCAGTAAACCCTCTGATCTCTGTCACCATGTCAACACACTCAGAAGgaatctgattggctgctgcaggtcgtGTAGTTATCCAGAGGCGAGCAGAGGGAagcagtttccccctgatgaGGTTTGTCAGCAGCACATCCACTGAGGTGGACTCTGTAACATCTGTCAGGAACTCATTGTTGTGGAAGTCCAGAGGAAGTCGACACTCATCCAGACCGTCAAAGATGAACACAACCTGGAACTCGTCAAACTTGCAGATTCCTGCTTCTTTGATTTCAGCGAAAAAGTGATGAACAAGTTCTACCAAGCTgtactttttctctttcagtaCATTCAGCTCTCTGAAAGTGAATGGAAATGTGAACTGTATGTCCTGGTTGGCTTTGTCTTCAGCCCAGTCCAGAGTAAACTTCTGTGTTAAGACTGTTTTCCCAATGCCAGCCACTCCCTTTGTCATCACTGTTCTGATTGGTTCATCTCTTCCATGTCCGGCTTTAAAGATGTCTTCTTGTCTGATTGTTGTTTCTGGTCTGTCTGGTTTCCTGGATGCTGTTTCAATCTGTCCGACCTCATGTTCATCATTGACCTCTGCGGTCCctccctctgtgatgtagagTTCTGTGTAGATCTGATTGAGAAGGGTTGGGTTTCCTGCTTTAGCAatcccctcaaacacacactgaaacttcTTCTGTAGGTTAGACTTGAGTTTACGCTGACAAACTCCAGGAGGACTGTCTGAATGAACACAAAAAACAATAGGtcaaagaaaatatttcaacatttcatttcctcaaagaatgcatatatatacatatttctGTCCATCTCTTGAGACATCGGTAAATGTCCTATTTATCCATGATGCTAAATCTTAAGAGAAATCCTCTTACTTCTCTCCAGACAGTTAGCCAGCTCATCCTGCTTCATTCTCCTTAGGAAGTGCAGTGTGATTTCCAGAaatgcctctctgctgctcctcctctgctttttATCCTCATCACCCAACATCTCCTCATCATCCCTCTGACTCTCTAAGCAATCCAGGTAATCTGAAGTCAGAGCCTTCTGGAACTTTTTCAGCTCGTTCTTTACAAAAGTGATGATGTTCTCTTCCAGCACCTGGAACAGAAAATTACATGATTTATAcagtcaaaataaaatcatggtACCAAACATCAAATCCATGTTGAACACACTGACTGAGAAATGCAGCATGGAGACGAGTGGAAACAAAATAGATGTACAGACCCTAAATATGGAGAACAGGTATGCTTGATGCTGCTGGCCAGACTGACCACTGGGAACCTCTAAGCTCTCCTGGTCCAATCTGTGGAGGAATCGTAAAGAATCAGCTTACATTATGTTtgtacacacaaagacaaacacatggTAAAGGTACTTAGTGTTAAAGTGAAGATTACAACATTAAATCAAATAGTTTCCCATGACACTGAAGTGTTGGTCGTACTGTGAATCAATAGTCCAGTCTGCGTTTCTGTtcagctttcagtttactgtGTTGGTTTTTTATCTTGTCCAGTATAGTCCCTCCAGCTCTAATTGATCTCTATAAAACTGCAGACAGCAAGACACAGTTTTATGTTCAACTCTGGCCATTCTTCCCTCACCATTGGTCACTGTGGCATGTGGCCCTTGACATCACCAGGTCAATATAAGTGTAATGTTACCTGTCCAGCACAAATTGGTAGTGACTCATAATAAACGTAGCAGGTACGGTGAGAAAAACATCAggaaaaccaaaaataaatccGGAGAATACTGcatcaaaccaaaactaaaGGTTTCCTTATTTCACATTGAATTGTATGTCAAATGTGTATTTGGTTCTGGAACCAAACTCCTGAAGAGGGGCTGGACTCTCCCCTTTCCAGAGTTCCCCAGGTTGAGAGAAGCCAGGCAGGTGTAGGTATTTGTATAAGCCTGTGACTGTGCACCCCAGAGTTGGAGTTCAGCTCGAAGAATGACAGGGTTGCTTCCATGCAACTGCCAATCTCTGAGAGGAAGTCTCTGAtattatcatatcatatcatatattTCATGGAATCTCTGTGTGGCCAGTGTCCTGGACAGGATATTGCTGGGGGATTTGAAGGCTTTACAGGGCAACGGTGGAGAAACCTGGAGGGGTTGACTGGAAGTAACGGCCTGCCTGATCTGAACATGAGTGGTGTTACGTTTTTGGACTTCTGGGCCAGTCACGGATTGGCCATAACAAACACCATGTTCGACCACAAGGTGATTCCTATGTGTACTTGTTACTAGAACACCCTAGGCCAAATATCAGCTAATCAACTTTGTGGTCATATCATCAGACCAGCAGGCATATGTCTTGGACAGTTGGGTGAAGAGAGGACCAGAGCTGTCAAATGATCACCACCTAGTGGTGAGTTGGATCGGATGGCGGGGGAGGCTGCTGGACAGACCTTGTAAACCAAAACATAAGTGATGATAAACTGGAAACACCTTTCTGAGGCCCCTGTACAGAAGGTATTGAAGCCTGAAGTAGGACCTCCAGAAGAATTTCTTGTGCATTCCAGTGGAGGTGGCTCCTAAGAGTTAAGTTGGAAGGTTGGGGGTTGGGGTTAGGGGGGTTTAAAGGTTGTCCCATCACCTGGAGAAGGAGGCCTTTTGGGCTTGGTTGGCCCAGgggtctcctgaagcagcagacaggtgCTGTGGGGCCAGAGGGGCTACTGCTTTGAGGGGTGCCAAAGCAAAAATCCAAATGTGGGAGGAGTTTGGCGAGGCTATGGGGAATGACTTTGGTTGGCCTCAAGGAGGTCTTGGCAAACCAACTCAGGAAATGAAAGCAGGGCTTGGCTCAATAATGTGGAGTGGTGGAAAGAGCACTATGGGGAACTTCTGAACTCGATCAACACATCCTTTGTGAAGGAGGCAAAGTTTGAAGATTTAGGGAAGCCTCGATATCCCGAGCAGAGGTCTCTGAGGTGGTTAAAAAAATCCTTACCACTAAAGCACCAGGTGTGAATGAGATTCACCGTAAGATGCTGAAGGTACTGAACACTGTGAAGGTCGGGGACAGTGCCTGCAGAGTGGGGAATCTTACTGCACACCTCACTGAATTTGAGGAGAATGTGGAGGTGCACCTAATACCAGTGCAGAAGCCCATCTTGTCTGATTTCAAAGACCTGGTGTTCAGCTTGTTTGATTAGCCAGCAGCTACACAGGTGATCTGCATCTTGCAGATGACTCCCAAAAATGCAGGAAGCAGGATGCTTCTAAATTACTAGTTCCATTTCCATTTATGGCAAGGCGACCTGCCCTAGGATAAGATTATGGGTGCTTGCTACGCTGCACAAGGAAGTAAAGCCAAGGAATTGCATGGTGTTTTTTCATATGACTTTTAGGGACTGAAGTGGAATGAGGCACTATTTTCCTGTTCTGTCCCATTGTGGATCTTAGGGGAGTTAAACAAGTACCTTTGACCCGTTTGCCACCTTGAAAAGTGGAATACATGTGGGACATAGGCTTCATGTGCCATTATTTCATTATCTTCCTTGGGTAACATATCGACTGGTTGGCTGGTCTAAATGGCCACTCTGTTTCAGGGTGTTGTAGATTTATTTGAGCAGCCCTGAGATCTCTCAGGTTTGTTTCTTCCTTCTTACTGGGCCATAACCAGGTTTGTATGTAAATAGTTCACATTTGTAGGCTACAGTTTGTTTGTTATGTGGCTGTTTGTGAATTAGTCTTGTGGGCTGCGCTGCCTCCTCAGAGGATGTCTTACAGAGTCAGTCCAGACCTGGACTATGTAACAGTGTGGATGGGTCGTCTTGATACGACAGAGAAGATCTAGTTACATCgtaaccttggttctctgagtgaagaGGGAACTTTTCCATCTTTTAGGAAGTTTGGAGACATGTTTCAAAGCATCAGTAATGCCACACCAACACAGCTGATTTATAAGTAAACCAAATAAAGTAACTAATGTTGACTCACTCTGCAAGTGGGGAACACTGTCCTCTGAAAAATATGGGCGGCTCCATGGACCAGTCACTCTTAaaggacacacagctgggtggATATCCAGGAGAGTCTGATGTCTGATGGGTCCTGTTAGACAGAGAGGAAGTCCACCAGAGATagatattcattttttaaacttcaaacacaaaagctgctggataAACTAGAGGATATCAACCAGAAGAAAAATTCTGAAGCTCTTCATTCTTTTTGGGGAGAACAGCAACAATGTAAGGACTCCAGGACCAAGGTAATCccacttctttctctcctccatgTGGAGCCAAGGATCTAATGTAAGAAACAGGAGGTCCATATTGGGGACCTGTGCCTGGATCCTGTCGTATGTTGGACGTCACTTTCTACTTTAGTGTTAATGAAGTTCAACAGTGGAGTTTCCACTTTTATAAGATGTTACAGCTCTTCAGAAGGAGTTTGTATCTTCAAATGTGTTGCTGACATTATAAAATAACCAATGCTGACTTACTCTGCCATTGGGAAATGTTGTCCTTTGAAAAATATGGGCGGCTCCATGGACCAGCCACTCTTGaaggacacacagctgggtggATATCCAGGATAGTCTGATCTCTGAAGGATCCTGTTAGAGAGAGGGGAAGTCCACCAGAGATGGAAATTCActtttcaaaattcaaacacAAAAGCTATTGGAGAAACTATAGGATATCCACCGGAAATAGCGTTTGAAGCTCTTCATTGAATGATTTCTGTTCTCCCTGCTCATCAATGTCTTTTTGGGTTAACAGGGAGATTGTGAAGACTCTCGGGCTGACGTAATCTaacttctttctctcctctatGTGGAGCCAAGGATCTAATATAAGAATCAGGAGGTCCACATTGGGGACCCGGGCCTTAATCTGAGGACACCATGTATAAACAGAAACTTTTCGGTCTTGTCGCATGTTGGATGACGTTTTTCTACTTTGGTGTTAATGAAGTTTAACAGTGGAGTTTCCACTTTAATAAGGTGCTACAGTTCTTCAGAAGGAGTTTGTATcttcaaatgttttgtcatGTTGCTGACATTATAAAGTAACTGATGTTGACTTACTCTGCCATTGGGAAACGCTGTCCTTTGAAAAATATTGGTGGCTCCATGGACCAGTCACTCTTGaaggacacacagctgggtggATATCCAGGATAGTCTGATCTCTGAAGGATCCTGTTAGACAGAAAGGAGTCCACCGGAGAGGAAAATTCACTTTACAGTCCTTATGAGCAGCAGTTGCCAAGACAAGATTAACACAAAAAAGTTcagtaaacaaaataataaaagatcTTCACACTTAAATTTGTCTGAACCTGGGCTAAAACACAGAAAGTTAAAATTAGAACAATGCTGAAAATATATAAGAATTAGAAGGTCAATATTGGGGATCCGGGCCTTAATCTGTGGACACCATGTATAAGCAGAAACTCTTCtgtcttgtcacatgatggacAACACTTTTCTACTTTGGTGTTGATGAAGTTCAAGAGTGGAGTTTCCACTTTTATAAGATGTTACAGCTCTTCAGAAGGAGTTTGTttcttcaaatgttttgttatgttgctgacattataaaataactgatgctgACTTACTCTGCCATTGGGAAACACTGTCCATTGAAAAATATAGGGGGCTCCATGGACCAGTCACTCTTGaaggacacacagctgggtggATATCCTGGAGAGTCTGATCTCTGAAGGATCCTGTTAGACAGAAGGGAGTCCACCAGAGAAAGAAATTCACTTTACAGTCCTTATGAGCAGCAGTTGCCAAGACAAGATTAACACAAAAAAGTTcagtaaacaaaataataaaagatcTTCACACTTAAATTTGTCTGAACCTGGGCTAAAACACAGAAAGTTAAAATTAGAACAATGCTGAAAATAAACTCAGAGCTCTAAAGAAAATggataaacaacaataaaataatgaatcaCTGATATTACCATTGTTAACAACATCTCACCTCATATTAATATCATCATTGATAGACCAGCCACTCCTCAAGGACACAGAGCTGGGTCCAGGTTCAGGAGAGTCTGGTGTGAGCTGCTGCTTTGGGctttaacacaacacacaaaggtTTGAGTGCTGAGCTCTGACATGGAGAAAAGTCATCAACAGTTAGAGATCCTCATCTCACCTCTGAACTTTAGTCTGGCTGTCATGTTCCCCACAGAGAGTGATTTTGGAGGGAGGGGCTCCTTCCTTTCTGTCCTCACACTGATTCATGTTGctcaactcacacacactttcatctGAAGAGGAAACACAAATCATTCATCTGCACATCAACTCAAATCACCCTTTGTATCATTTCTATTGTCAAAATAAGAGCTACtattattttctctttcataTTATAGCAGGTAGTGTTTGAACCCAGTTGCAGCACACCAATAACCAGTAACAGTTTGTAATGGTGTTTACTGGGACAGCTCAGCAGGTATAGAGCACAGCAAGTTTACAACACGTAATACAATTCAACACTCCAGCAAAGTCTCTCCACAAAGTCAGTGGCACAGTGAAGGAAATGGCAGGGGACATAGTCCAGGGGGCAcgaaatccatccatccatccatccatccatccatccatccatccatccatccatccatccatccacccattttcatccgcttatccgggaccgggtcacaggggcagcaggccaaacaaagcaccccagacgccCCTCTCCCCAGCTATGCTTTCAacctcctcctgggggaccccaatgCATTCCctggccagatgagatatgtaatccctccaacaTGTTgtggaggcatcctgatcagatgcatAAAAATACTAGAAAACCCTGCACCAAGTTAATCCACAGTCCAAACAGACGAACTAGCAGGgagcaggcagatggcaagTGGAGGCCAGGCGGAGGGTTGAGAAGCCAGCAGGTAAGTACTCACAGGAAGCACACACAATGGCTAGTGGCAACATGGTGAAAATCTCTAGACCACAGGAAACCACCGGTAAGATGACTGGAAAACTTACACTGTAGAGTTGTCTTCATCAAGTGAAAACAGCAGGCAGCCACAGGCAAACAGGTACCAAGGACACGGTCAGGGTCTCATGGTCAGAGACAGAAGGCTGGGGCATTTACAGGGAATCAGACGAAGCAGGCAGGAGAGGTGGGATGAGTGGAAAATTGTTGACTGGGTGCTGAGTGACTGTTCATGCTGAAAGGAGCAGTGAACAGAAATGCAAACTATGACTCAGCTACTGTCAAAACACCGAATTTAAATCTGGTGTAAAAATAAACTCTGTAGAGCTTATACTAAACAACAATAGAAGTGGATTATGTGCACAATCAAGGAGATATTGTCACAACACAAAACTTAATAACTCCACTACAAATCGTGTCTCAGCTCACTTCATTTCAGTTTTGAAGGGTTCCAGAGGAAACATCAATGTAGTGTTGTGTGTGACTTCTGTTTTCTGACCTTTCTCCTATGAAATAAGAAGTGAACAACTACCGCAAACATTATACAGCATGAATTAAACCCTAAAGAGACCAAATACAAATAATATGATATGAAGTATCAAACAAAGCCAACTTACAGTTTCTTCAAAGAATCCAACGTGTTGAAGAGGATGACTATGACTGTACGCCCTGAGAGAAATAGCTTTGTCTCAGGTGAGCTGTTTCCCGGAATGAAATCAGAGCTCCACCCTGAATAACAGCAGGACAGGCAGGAAGGGCGGTAACAGGAGCATACTTTCACAATAAGATGTTGTTGACAGTTGCTGTTATCAGTCAGTGCTACTCGAAGTTAAGGATGCTTTCTTAATAGGATGGGTCCTTCCAAGTGGGGTCCTGCAGAGGCTTGAGAAGACCTTGCTTGCATTTGGTGAACACACAGGCTAGCAAGTGCCCAAGAAAGAGGCCTTGCTTTCAATTACAGCAAATTGTGCACAACGAATTGTGCGTACTTTATTTACGCTGAGGATACTGtcatgcatccttgaaaattctctgaaggaaggactCGGTCATTGGTCCTTGATCCATCCTTGatattggaacagtccttctgAGGGAGAAttcttgaaattcagccatttaagaATCCTTCCTTAACTCTGAGAAGCACCAAGTATTGTATTTTGCGAATGATAGCGCCACATGATTTCTAATAACAAGCAGAGGAAGATATCCAGCCACATGGAACTCAACAAAGAGCTGAACAAACAGCCAGAAAACATGACTGTCAACTCTATAATCAATACATGATCAATAGTGTTTGTTACTGGACAGAGAAGATGCTCTTGTTCCTACAAAGTTTCCtggaaaaggttttttttttttttataaaatagaGACCGTTTTTAATTGGAGTTCATTCCAGTTCATTAAGTAAGTCTGATATTCATGTGTTTTAATCTGAAATTTACCTGCAATCATTTCAATTCAACATATCTGAAccacaaaatgaaacataaagATCAATATCTATTGGCCTTAAACAATCAACTGCTGCTTTTAAACTTAACTTAGCAAAATGATTTCCCCTTTATTTAGAACCAAATGACACTTTGCTCTCCAGGGAATGTTCAGCAAATCATGAGGAAATCATCAAGAAGTTTATAATCTTCAGAAATCTTAATGCAAGGCAAAACTGGTTAAAAATTCAATCTGGACCTGAAGACCAATTGCTTCCACTTTGTCTCTTGAATGCAGCATGAGGGACTTTTCATACGTTAAGTTCCCACGTGTCTCTTGAATGCAGCATGAGGGACTTTCTGCACTTCAGGTTCCCAGGTGTCAGAGGGATGATGTAACCAACGACTGTTGGAGGAGCACTGGTGACGCAGTTCCATATTTattaagtgcattttttttccctaacaAACTTTATTCATACAAAGAGGTATAACAACAATTTGCataccaaaaaaacaacaagccaGAGGGAACATGAGTCCATTCATGTCCATTCATATGAAGTCATTTCAGAGTTCAAAGTAAAGGTGCTtcctttaaaacactgaaagtCCTACTGCTTGAGTTCAACAATAAACCAACGAAGTAGGGTTTGGGGTCAGACACCATTTCCATATGTTAATATGGAATTTAACaagaagctaaaaaaaaataggtaaTATTGCTATCAATCTCAAAGAACACAAAATATGACATCACTTCACATCAAATACATTATTCTGCACCCTCGTGCCTATTTTCCTGTTGTTTTGCTTATCTGTCCAACATAAACTTGATGATCAGTGAAATAACAAATGAAGTATTGTTTCTGTGGCTgagtaacaaaaaaacaacaaaaaataacaacaaaaacaacaaaaaaacttcttttgctaaataataataaattataaataaataaataaatttaatataaaatatttcactttgttacttatttttgcttaaaatacaGCGTGCCTTTTTCCACTGTAAGAGAACTTTGCGGCAGGAGGTGCAACACAGTCCAAAGTATTTACACTGTTTATTCAGAATATCAATATTTGTACTAAAAACGTGTTTATACTGCTTATGCTCATAATATTAATTTCTGTATGATCATAGTTCTTTAACCTGGGATGCCTTTGCTTGGTTCAGATAGTACAAATGTGCATATATATGGTACGCATATTTATGTACATGTTTGTATGCTTACTGATAAAAAAGTTCCCTCTTTATATTTATCCTAAgggatttctttctttcttctttgtcaACTACTTATTCTGAAAGGTGATCTCCTGTTCTTATTAGTTTCTATCTAATATTTGAGCTGTCATTTTcccttttccttgtttttcttgttgCTCCTGCTTGGTATCAGATCCGAACAAAACTGCAGTGGTGGAAcgtattaaatacatttactcaagtactgtactcaAGGACAGTTTTGAGATATTTGTACTTTACTTGGACATTTCCTTATGCTACTACTCAACTGGTGAACCAGGTGAGAGTGGACTCAAATGCACAACTCTGTTCAGGTAAAATAACATAGTCTTTACTCGTCAAAAGGTAGGTTGGGTACACAGAATCAGTGAAGGCAAACAAATCCAATGGGGgtgaggcagagacagagacaatcGAAAggctaaatgaaaaaaaaaaaaagacactgggAAACAAATAGGCTCCTCCCGGACACGGCAAAGCA from Epinephelus fuscoguttatus linkage group LG3, E.fuscoguttatus.final_Chr_v1 includes:
- the LOC125886259 gene encoding protein NLRC3-like isoform X2; the encoded protein is MKTTLQYESVCELSNMNQCEDRKEGAPPSKITLCGEHDSQTKVQSPKQQLTPDSPEPGPSSVSLRSGWSINDDINMRILQRSDSPGYPPSCVSFKSDWSMEPPIFFNGQCFPMAEILQRSDYPGYPPSCVSFKSGWSMEPPIFFKGQHFPMAETHQTSDSPGYPPSCVSFKSDWSMEPPIFFRGQCSPLAELDQESLEVPSGQSGQQHQAYLFSIFRVLEENIITFVKNELKKFQKALTSDYLDCLESQRDDEEMLGDEDKKQRRSSREAFLEITLHFLRRMKQDELANCLERNSPPGVCQRKLKSNLQKKFQCVFEGIAKAGNPTLLNQIYTELYITEGGTAEVNDEHEVGQIETASRKPDRPETTIRQEDIFKAGHGRDEPIRTVMTKGVAGIGKTVLTQKFTLDWAEDKANQDIQFTFPFTFRELNVLKEKKYSLVELVHHFFAEIKEAGICKFDEFQVVFIFDGLDECRLPLDFHNNEFLTDVTESTSVDVLLTNLIRGKLLPSARLWITTRPAAANQIPSECVDMVTEIRGFTDPQKVEYFKKRFRDEEQASRIISHIKTSRSLHIMCHIPVFCWITATVLEDVLKTREREELPKTLTEMYIHFLVVQSKVKNIKYDGGAGTDPHWSPESRKMIESLGKLAFEQLQKGNLIFYESDLTECGINITAASVYSGVFTQIFKEERGLYQDKVFCFIHLSVQEFLAALHVHLTFIKSGVNLLSKKHSTSRKSVTRKHKPELKHLHQSAVDNALQSPNGHLDLFLRFLLGLSLQTNQKHLQGLLRQIGSNSQTNQETIQYIKKKIEKTLSAEKSINLFHCLNELNNHSLVEEIQQSLSSGSLHTDFLSPGQWSALVFILLSSEEDLDVFDLKKYSASEEALLRLLPVVKASNNALLNGCNLTGRSCEALSSVLSSQSSSLRELDLSNNDLSDSGVKLLSVGLGSPHCKLETLSLSVCLISEKGCVSLASALSSNPSHLRELDLRYNHPGDSGVKLLSARLKDPHCRLDTLRVEPGGARWLKPGLGKYSCELAFNTNTVHSNLKLSDNNRKVLYVDEDQSYPDHPDRFDFWPQLLCSTGLTGRCYWEVECRPPLSIAVSYKGIKRKGFTGTNFGENDQSWSLFCSADGSYSVSHNHRTTDLPYFSTSFFSSSTSGSNRIAVYLDHPAGTLSFYRVFSETMFPLYTFNTTFTEPLYPGFRLWSWTPCSSVSLCSL
- the LOC125886259 gene encoding protein NLRC3-like isoform X1 codes for the protein MKTTLQYESVCELSNMNQCEDRKEGAPPSKITLCGEHDSQTKVQSPKQQLTPDSPEPGPSSVSLRSGWSINDDINMRILQRSDSPGYPPSCVSFKSDWSMEPPIFFNGQCFPMAEILQRSDYPGYPPSCVSFKSDWSMEPPIFFKGQRFPMAEILQRSDYPGYPPSCVSFKSGWSMEPPIFFKGQHFPMAETHQTSDSPGYPPSCVSFKSDWSMEPPIFFRGQCSPLAELDQESLEVPSGQSGQQHQAYLFSIFRVLEENIITFVKNELKKFQKALTSDYLDCLESQRDDEEMLGDEDKKQRRSSREAFLEITLHFLRRMKQDELANCLERNSPPGVCQRKLKSNLQKKFQCVFEGIAKAGNPTLLNQIYTELYITEGGTAEVNDEHEVGQIETASRKPDRPETTIRQEDIFKAGHGRDEPIRTVMTKGVAGIGKTVLTQKFTLDWAEDKANQDIQFTFPFTFRELNVLKEKKYSLVELVHHFFAEIKEAGICKFDEFQVVFIFDGLDECRLPLDFHNNEFLTDVTESTSVDVLLTNLIRGKLLPSARLWITTRPAAANQIPSECVDMVTEIRGFTDPQKVEYFKKRFRDEEQASRIISHIKTSRSLHIMCHIPVFCWITATVLEDVLKTREREELPKTLTEMYIHFLVVQSKVKNIKYDGGAGTDPHWSPESRKMIESLGKLAFEQLQKGNLIFYESDLTECGINITAASVYSGVFTQIFKEERGLYQDKVFCFIHLSVQEFLAALHVHLTFIKSGVNLLSKKHSTSRKSVTRKHKPELKHLHQSAVDNALQSPNGHLDLFLRFLLGLSLQTNQKHLQGLLRQIGSNSQTNQETIQYIKKKIEKTLSAEKSINLFHCLNELNNHSLVEEIQQSLSSGSLHTDFLSPGQWSALVFILLSSEEDLDVFDLKKYSASEEALLRLLPVVKASNNALLNGCNLTGRSCEALSSVLSSQSSSLRELDLSNNDLSDSGVKLLSVGLGSPHCKLETLSLSVCLISEKGCVSLASALSSNPSHLRELDLRYNHPGDSGVKLLSARLKDPHCRLDTLRVEPGGARWLKPGLGKYSCELAFNTNTVHSNLKLSDNNRKVLYVDEDQSYPDHPDRFDFWPQLLCSTGLTGRCYWEVECRPPLSIAVSYKGIKRKGFTGTNFGENDQSWSLFCSADGSYSVSHNHRTTDLPYFSTSFFSSSTSGSNRIAVYLDHPAGTLSFYRVFSETMFPLYTFNTTFTEPLYPGFRLWSWTPCSSVSLCSL